In Halorubrum sp. PV6, a single window of DNA contains:
- a CDS encoding type IV pilin has product MGGEKCRALTPVAGVLLLAITVVLAASVVTVAIGAPPEPAPTTALSLSATDDRITITNQAGDALDADELSVRVRVDGEPLDRQPPVPFFSAKGFHPGPTGAFNAATAGDFAVGESASFRVAATNDPALEPGRTVAVTVSADGLPVARLETVVEPA; this is encoded by the coding sequence ATCGGGGGCGAGAAGTGTCGCGCGCTCACGCCCGTCGCCGGGGTCCTGCTGCTCGCTATCACCGTCGTGCTCGCGGCGAGTGTCGTGACCGTGGCGATCGGTGCGCCGCCGGAGCCGGCACCGACCACCGCCCTGTCGCTGTCGGCGACCGACGACCGGATCACGATCACGAATCAGGCCGGCGACGCGCTCGACGCGGACGAACTGTCGGTCCGGGTGCGCGTCGACGGCGAGCCGCTGGACCGGCAGCCGCCGGTGCCGTTCTTCTCGGCGAAGGGGTTCCATCCCGGCCCGACGGGAGCGTTCAACGCCGCGACCGCCGGCGACTTCGCCGTCGGCGAGTCGGCCTCGTTCCGGGTCGCGGCGACGAACGACCCGGCCCTCGAACCCGGTCGGACGGTCGCCGTCACGGTCTCCGCCGACGGGTTGCCGGTCGCGAGACTCGAAACGGTCGTCGAACCGGCGTGA
- a CDS encoding methyltransferase domain-containing protein: MGILEDKSNARLFYKYLSKVYDTINWVNWNEEMRSEALSWLEFGDDPKVLDVGCGTGFGTEGLLEHADDVHGLDQSVHQMEKAFAKFGKHDTVNFYRGDAERLPFGDDTFDVVWSSGSIEYWPNPIEGLRELRRVAKPGGQVLVVGPDYPHNRILQRVADAIMLFYDEDEADRMFEAAGYEAYEHHIQRSTPRSPRAITTVARVPDE; the protein is encoded by the coding sequence ATGGGGATCCTCGAGGACAAGTCGAACGCCCGGTTGTTCTACAAGTACCTCTCGAAGGTGTACGACACGATCAACTGGGTCAACTGGAACGAGGAGATGCGCTCGGAGGCGCTCTCGTGGCTGGAGTTCGGCGACGACCCGAAAGTGCTCGACGTGGGGTGTGGCACCGGATTCGGCACCGAGGGCCTGCTCGAACACGCCGACGACGTACACGGGCTCGATCAGAGCGTCCACCAGATGGAGAAGGCGTTCGCGAAGTTCGGCAAACACGACACGGTGAACTTCTACCGCGGCGACGCCGAGCGGCTCCCGTTCGGCGACGACACGTTCGACGTCGTCTGGTCGTCGGGGTCGATCGAGTACTGGCCGAACCCGATCGAGGGGCTCCGCGAGCTCCGACGCGTCGCGAAGCCGGGCGGGCAGGTGCTCGTCGTCGGCCCGGACTACCCGCACAACCGCATCCTCCAGCGCGTCGCCGACGCGATCATGCTCTTTTACGACGAGGACGAGGCCGACCGGATGTTCGAAGCGGCCGGCTACGAGGCGTACGAACACCACATCCAGCGGTCGACGCCGCGGAGCCCGCGGGCGATAACGACGGTCGCGCGCGTCCCCGACGAGTAA
- a CDS encoding DUF6663 family protein has protein sequence MEPTTSGRFRVHDRRPRPDIDGTNPADPPEEFVLVEYPDDPIDPSAPDAESRFDPLYAAADGYDGALADRLASLEPGFVVDATLSWTDGTARFTTAEVVRESRFRFADDVEGMFEAAVDAWDQIRADGEAVGSITTRSNDGEPNGALYLFADAPGSSAFEDLRAGRLPVEPLVARVNESREDDDPREVFVLRPAAHEFVAVYVVFDRDGVLAQTVRDTYDLGLGIAAGLDDGTLDAAKADEKSGEPTDDADDFDALDRL, from the coding sequence ATGGAACCGACGACGAGCGGCCGCTTCCGCGTCCACGACCGCCGCCCGCGTCCCGACATCGACGGGACCAACCCGGCAGACCCGCCCGAGGAGTTCGTCCTCGTCGAGTATCCGGACGACCCCATCGACCCGAGCGCGCCCGACGCCGAGAGCCGGTTCGACCCCCTCTACGCCGCCGCGGACGGGTACGACGGCGCTCTCGCGGACCGGCTCGCGTCGCTGGAGCCGGGGTTCGTCGTCGACGCGACGCTGTCGTGGACCGACGGTACGGCCCGCTTCACCACCGCCGAGGTCGTCCGGGAGAGCCGGTTCCGCTTCGCGGACGACGTGGAGGGGATGTTCGAGGCGGCCGTCGACGCCTGGGACCAGATCCGGGCCGACGGCGAGGCGGTCGGCTCGATCACGACGCGGTCGAACGACGGCGAGCCGAACGGCGCGCTGTACCTGTTCGCGGACGCTCCCGGAAGCAGCGCGTTCGAGGACCTCCGTGCCGGTCGGCTCCCGGTCGAACCGCTCGTCGCGCGCGTCAACGAGTCGCGTGAGGACGACGACCCTCGCGAGGTGTTCGTCCTCCGGCCCGCCGCCCACGAGTTTGTCGCCGTCTACGTCGTCTTCGACCGCGACGGGGTGTTGGCCCAGACGGTCCGCGACACCTACGACCTCGGGCTCGGGATCGCGGCGGGGCTCGACGACGGCACGCTCGATGCGGCGAAGGCCGACGAGAAGAGCGGCGAGCCGACGGACGACGCGGACGACTTCGACGCGCTCGATCGCTTATAA
- a CDS encoding C-terminal binding protein, translating to MTRVVLSDFPMIDPETYRDVLEAAVDEPVDIEVAELDSTENLIAAAEGADAVVTDINTPVTAAVLDELDLRVVVRSAVGVDNIDVAAAADNGVTVTRVPDYCTDEVATHSVSLLFACLRSLTEYDDHVAGGGWSWETGRPIRRVSASTIGFVSFGPIAQRAAEQLAGFDADLVAYDPFVDADEMASYGVEKASFDELFDRADHVGVYAPLTDATRGMVDADALDRLQENSVVVNVSRGPVVDADALLDALESGSIKAAGLDVLAEEPPEDDPLVGREDTVVTPHAAWYSEESRDDLNRSGAADVAAVLNGETPDGRVDPDADWL from the coding sequence ATGACCAGAGTCGTGCTGTCTGACTTTCCGATGATCGACCCGGAGACCTACCGGGACGTACTCGAGGCGGCCGTCGACGAACCCGTCGACATCGAGGTCGCCGAACTGGACTCGACCGAGAACCTGATCGCGGCGGCCGAGGGGGCCGACGCGGTCGTGACCGACATCAACACCCCGGTCACGGCCGCGGTGCTCGACGAGTTGGACCTCCGCGTCGTCGTCCGGTCGGCGGTCGGCGTGGACAACATCGACGTCGCCGCGGCCGCCGACAACGGCGTGACCGTCACGCGCGTCCCCGACTACTGCACCGACGAGGTGGCGACCCACTCCGTCTCGCTGCTCTTCGCCTGCCTGCGGTCGCTGACGGAGTACGACGACCACGTCGCCGGCGGCGGGTGGAGTTGGGAGACCGGGCGACCGATCCGCCGCGTGAGCGCGTCGACCATCGGGTTCGTCTCGTTCGGCCCGATCGCACAGCGCGCGGCGGAGCAGCTCGCCGGCTTCGACGCCGACCTCGTCGCCTACGACCCGTTCGTCGACGCCGACGAGATGGCGTCGTACGGCGTGGAGAAGGCGTCGTTCGACGAGCTGTTCGACCGGGCCGACCACGTCGGCGTCTACGCGCCCCTGACCGACGCGACGCGAGGGATGGTCGACGCCGACGCGCTCGACCGCCTGCAGGAGAACTCGGTGGTCGTCAACGTGAGCCGCGGGCCGGTCGTCGACGCCGACGCGCTCCTCGACGCGCTCGAATCGGGGTCGATCAAGGCCGCCGGGTTGGACGTGCTCGCCGAGGAGCCGCCGGAAGACGACCCGCTCGTCGGCCGCGAGGACACGGTCGTCACGCCGCACGCGGCGTGGTACAGCGAGGAATCGCGCGACGATTTAAACCGCAGCGGCGCCGCCGACGTGGCGGCGGTGCTCAACGGCGAGACGCCGGACGGCCGAGTCGACCCGGACGCCGACTGGCTGTAG
- a CDS encoding helix-turn-helix domain-containing protein: protein MEGTQTEGLDDLPPSAKLVFKVLEYNGPLTQKGIVQESMLSARTVRYALERLEGIDVVDEDVYFADARQNLYELTEPAQEFTSDERDASCTAD, encoded by the coding sequence ATGGAAGGAACTCAAACGGAGGGGCTCGACGACCTCCCGCCGAGCGCCAAACTCGTCTTCAAGGTGCTCGAATACAACGGCCCGTTGACCCAGAAGGGGATCGTCCAGGAGTCGATGCTGTCGGCCCGTACCGTTCGCTACGCGCTCGAGCGGTTGGAAGGCATCGACGTCGTCGACGAAGACGTCTACTTCGCGGACGCCAGACAGAACCTCTACGAGTTGACCGAACCCGCACAGGAGTTCACGAGCGACGAGCGCGACGCCTCCTGTACGGCGGACTGA
- a CDS encoding ribosome biogenesis/translation initiation ATPase RLI: MADDSIAVVDLDRCQPDRCNYECANYCPPNRTGKECITERGEDAVEGDPDQIHISEEICLGETCGICVEKCPFDAIEIINLPSELDEDPVHRYGDNAFSLYGLPTPEPGNVTGILGPNGIGKSTAVHGLAGEMIPNLGDHEATAEWDRVLDRFRGTGLQNYLSSLKEGDVTVARKPQYVDQIPNQFDGNTRELLERTDERGALDDLIDRLNIRPVMDQNIDSISGGELQRVAIAACLARDADFYFLDEITPYLDIGQRMVVARLIRELADDDAADRSMLVVEHDLAILDLLADTLHVAYGEPGAYGVITGPKSVRNGINEYLKGYLDNENMRIRPSAITFEEHAPRVASRSETLIEYPDLSKSYGDGEFELHVEGGAINRSEVLGIVGPNGIGKSTLAKLFAGSLEPDTGSLDFALDIAYKPQYIEIDQPMRVDAFLASITDDFGSSYWNTEIAQPLQLDRVMEQNLSDLSGGERQRVAIAACLSEDAELYLLDEPSAHLDVEQRVRATTAIRRYAENHDATVMVIDHDIYMIDLLADRLMVFDGEPAERGHATPPQEMREGMNEFLADLDITFRRDERTGRPRINKPGSQLDSQQKRDGEYYYST, translated from the coding sequence ATGGCCGACGACAGTATCGCCGTGGTCGACCTCGATCGGTGTCAACCCGACCGCTGTAACTACGAGTGTGCGAACTACTGCCCCCCGAACCGGACGGGGAAAGAGTGCATCACCGAGCGCGGCGAGGACGCCGTCGAGGGCGACCCCGACCAGATCCACATCTCCGAAGAGATCTGTCTCGGTGAGACCTGCGGTATCTGCGTCGAGAAGTGCCCGTTCGACGCCATCGAGATCATCAACCTCCCCTCCGAACTCGACGAGGACCCGGTTCACCGCTACGGCGACAACGCCTTCTCGCTGTACGGGCTGCCGACTCCCGAACCGGGCAACGTCACCGGTATCTTAGGGCCGAACGGGATCGGGAAGTCGACCGCGGTTCACGGCCTCGCCGGCGAGATGATTCCGAACCTCGGCGACCACGAAGCGACGGCCGAGTGGGACCGCGTGCTGGACCGGTTCCGCGGCACCGGGCTCCAGAACTACCTCAGTTCGCTGAAGGAGGGCGACGTGACGGTCGCCCGCAAGCCCCAGTACGTCGACCAGATTCCGAACCAGTTCGACGGGAACACCCGCGAACTGCTGGAGCGAACCGACGAGCGCGGCGCGCTCGACGACCTCATCGACCGCCTCAACATCCGGCCGGTGATGGACCAGAACATCGATTCCATCTCCGGGGGCGAACTCCAGCGCGTCGCCATCGCGGCGTGTCTGGCCCGCGACGCCGACTTCTACTTCCTCGACGAGATCACGCCGTACCTCGACATCGGCCAGCGGATGGTCGTCGCCCGACTCATCCGCGAGCTCGCGGACGACGACGCCGCCGACCGTTCGATGCTCGTCGTCGAACACGACCTCGCCATCCTCGACCTGCTCGCCGACACCCTCCACGTCGCGTACGGTGAGCCGGGCGCGTACGGGGTCATCACCGGCCCCAAGTCGGTGCGAAACGGGATCAACGAGTACCTGAAAGGGTACCTCGACAACGAGAACATGCGGATCCGCCCCTCGGCTATCACCTTCGAGGAGCACGCGCCGCGCGTCGCCTCGCGGAGCGAGACGCTGATTGAGTACCCCGACTTATCGAAGTCCTACGGCGACGGCGAGTTCGAGCTCCACGTCGAGGGCGGCGCGATCAACCGTTCCGAAGTCCTCGGGATCGTCGGGCCGAACGGGATCGGGAAATCGACGCTCGCGAAGCTGTTCGCGGGCTCGCTGGAGCCGGACACGGGATCGCTCGACTTCGCGCTCGACATCGCCTACAAGCCGCAGTACATCGAGATCGACCAGCCGATGCGCGTCGACGCGTTCCTCGCGTCGATCACCGACGACTTCGGGAGCTCCTACTGGAACACCGAGATCGCCCAGCCGCTCCAACTCGACCGCGTGATGGAGCAGAACCTCTCGGACCTCTCCGGCGGGGAGCGACAGCGGGTCGCGATCGCGGCGTGTCTCTCCGAGGACGCCGAGCTGTACTTACTCGACGAGCCCTCCGCGCACCTCGACGTGGAACAGCGGGTGCGCGCGACGACCGCGATCCGGCGGTACGCGGAGAACCACGACGCGACCGTGATGGTGATCGACCACGACATCTACATGATCGATCTCCTCGCCGACCGCCTGATGGTGTTCGACGGCGAGCCGGCCGAGCGCGGGCACGCGACCCCGCCCCAGGAGATGCGCGAGGGCATGAACGAGTTCCTCGCCGACTTAGACATCACTTTCCGGCGCGACGAGCGGACCGGTCGCCCCCGGATCAACAAGCCGGGCTCGCAGCTCGACAGCCAACAGAAGCGCGACGGCGAGTACTACTACTCGACGTAA
- a CDS encoding HAH_0734 family protein has protein sequence MQHLIIRGDPGIRRDAVIEYEGEELVCFGINVQGGWHGPDEPQLWCTVGTESEREAYDKRTYVPHWLDVDTVDAEELEVLSAKGELSV, from the coding sequence ATGCAACACCTCATCATTCGCGGCGACCCCGGAATCCGGCGGGACGCGGTGATCGAGTACGAGGGCGAGGAGCTGGTCTGCTTCGGTATCAACGTGCAGGGCGGCTGGCACGGCCCCGACGAGCCCCAACTCTGGTGTACCGTCGGGACCGAATCCGAGCGCGAAGCCTACGACAAACGGACGTACGTCCCCCACTGGCTCGACGTCGACACCGTCGACGCCGAGGAGCTCGAAGTGCTGAGCGCCAAAGGCGAACTGTCGGTCTGA
- a CDS encoding L-threonylcarbamoyladenylate synthase, whose product MTTDSDSLRRAATAVANGDLVVYPTETVYGLGGDALDADAVERVFDLKGRERSNPLSLGVPSVDAALRHTRPTEFAVAFARAFLPGPVTVVVERAATVPDALTAGRDRVGIRVPDHPVARELLRETGPLTATSANVSGRGSVTRPDDLDDRIREGVAVVVDDGETPGTESTVVDPEAKTIHRRGAMAGAIEAWLDDPPVDG is encoded by the coding sequence GTGACAACGGACAGCGATTCCCTCCGACGCGCGGCCACGGCAGTCGCGAACGGCGACCTGGTGGTGTACCCGACCGAGACGGTGTACGGCCTCGGCGGCGACGCGCTCGACGCCGACGCCGTCGAACGGGTGTTCGACTTAAAAGGCCGGGAGCGTTCGAACCCGCTCTCACTCGGCGTGCCGAGCGTGGACGCCGCGTTGCGCCACACGCGGCCCACCGAGTTCGCGGTCGCGTTCGCTCGGGCGTTTCTCCCCGGTCCGGTGACCGTCGTCGTCGAGCGCGCGGCGACGGTCCCGGACGCGCTCACGGCCGGCCGCGACCGGGTCGGGATCCGCGTGCCCGACCACCCCGTCGCCCGCGAACTGCTCCGGGAGACCGGGCCGCTCACCGCGACGAGCGCGAACGTCTCCGGTCGCGGGAGCGTCACCCGTCCCGACGACCTCGACGACCGGATCCGCGAGGGGGTCGCGGTCGTCGTCGACGACGGCGAGACGCCGGGAACCGAAAGCACGGTCGTCGACCCCGAGGCGAAGACGATTCACCGACGCGGCGCGATGGCCGGCGCGATCGAGGCGTGGCTGGACGACCCGCCGGTAGACGGATAA
- a CDS encoding redoxin domain-containing protein — translation MVDFDVVSLPETDHVAEGDTAPDFARPLVTDEYWEDRALSEVVDGPTLLLVHPMDGAFQGTYLYNTVDDHGWGQRVDVLGLSISTPYAHKRLLAERADGVRIFSDPGAGVIEEYGLAHDIDGMTGITEARPAVFLLDADRTVEYAWVASEHPEFPDAEAIDDAIGRLVD, via the coding sequence ATGGTCGATTTCGACGTCGTCTCGCTGCCCGAGACGGACCACGTCGCCGAGGGAGACACGGCCCCGGACTTCGCCCGCCCGCTCGTCACCGACGAGTACTGGGAGGACCGCGCGCTCAGCGAGGTCGTCGACGGACCGACGCTGCTGCTCGTCCACCCGATGGACGGCGCGTTCCAAGGCACGTACCTCTACAACACCGTCGACGACCACGGCTGGGGACAGCGGGTCGACGTGCTCGGCCTCTCCATCTCGACGCCGTACGCCCACAAGCGACTGCTGGCCGAGCGCGCGGACGGCGTTCGGATCTTCTCGGACCCCGGCGCGGGCGTGATCGAGGAGTACGGCCTCGCCCACGACATCGACGGGATGACGGGCATCACCGAGGCGCGTCCGGCCGTGTTCCTCCTCGACGCCGACCGAACCGTCGAGTACGCGTGGGTCGCGAGCGAACACCCCGAATTCCCCGACGCGGAGGCGATAGACGACGCGATCGGCCGGCTGGTCGACTGA
- a CDS encoding glutathione S-transferase N-terminal domain-containing protein, translating to MSEPPITLYRLQACPFCERVARTLTELDVAYRSRYVEPMHSERNVVKRVSGARSVPAIVDRDTGVTMSESANIVEYLRGTYGEGGA from the coding sequence ATGAGCGAACCGCCGATCACCCTGTACCGACTGCAGGCCTGTCCGTTCTGCGAGCGCGTCGCCCGGACGCTGACCGAACTCGACGTGGCGTACCGGTCGCGGTACGTCGAGCCGATGCACTCCGAGCGCAACGTCGTCAAGCGCGTCTCCGGCGCGCGCAGCGTCCCGGCGATAGTCGACCGCGACACGGGCGTCACGATGTCCGAGAGCGCGAACATCGTCGAGTACCTGCGTGGGACCTACGGCGAGGGAGGGGCCTGA
- a CDS encoding hemolysin family protein, which yields MADVLQLPMPGDSVVTILGVAAILVLVGLSAFFSSSEIAMFSLPQHRVDSLVDEGVKGAETIRDMKQNPHRLLVTILVGNNIVNVAMTSIATALFAIYLSRGEAVLATTFGITTLVLIFGESAPKSYAVEHTESWALRIARPLKLSEYALYPLVVLFDYIVKGVNKVIGGSAAIESTYVTRDEIQDIIETGEREGVIEEEEREMLDRIFRFNNTIAKEVMTPRLDVTAVAKESSVEEAIETCIQADHERVPVYEGNLDNIIGVVTVRDLVRELRYSEGKPSLERVVKPTLHVPESKNADELLAEMQDNRLQMVTVIDEFGTTEGIITLEDMVEEIVGEILEGDEEAPVEFLADNVAVVQGEVNIDEVNEILDIDLPEGEEFETLAGFVFNRAGRLVEEGEEIEFDGVRIRIERVDNTRIMSARVTVLDDESTPEGAESAESPDEAGVVGSGADAGATTNDVD from the coding sequence ATGGCCGATGTCCTCCAACTACCGATGCCCGGCGACAGCGTCGTCACCATCCTCGGCGTCGCCGCAATTCTCGTGTTGGTCGGCCTCTCGGCGTTCTTCTCTTCGTCGGAGATCGCGATGTTCTCGCTGCCGCAACACCGCGTCGACAGCCTCGTCGACGAGGGAGTGAAAGGCGCGGAGACGATCCGCGACATGAAACAGAACCCCCACCGGCTGTTGGTGACCATCCTCGTCGGCAACAACATCGTCAACGTGGCGATGACCTCCATCGCGACCGCGCTGTTCGCGATCTACCTCTCGCGGGGCGAGGCCGTCTTGGCGACGACGTTCGGTATCACGACGCTCGTGCTGATATTCGGCGAGAGCGCGCCGAAGTCGTACGCCGTCGAGCACACTGAGTCGTGGGCGCTCCGGATCGCCCGCCCGCTGAAGCTCTCCGAGTACGCGCTTTACCCCCTCGTCGTCCTCTTCGATTACATCGTCAAAGGGGTCAACAAGGTGATCGGCGGCTCGGCCGCCATCGAGTCGACGTACGTCACCCGCGACGAGATCCAAGACATCATCGAGACGGGCGAGCGCGAGGGCGTCATCGAAGAAGAAGAGCGGGAGATGCTCGACCGCATCTTCCGGTTCAACAACACCATCGCCAAGGAGGTGATGACGCCCCGCCTCGACGTCACCGCGGTCGCGAAGGAGTCGAGCGTCGAGGAGGCGATCGAGACGTGCATCCAGGCGGACCACGAGCGCGTCCCCGTCTACGAGGGGAACCTCGACAACATCATCGGCGTCGTGACCGTCCGCGATCTGGTCCGCGAACTGCGCTACTCCGAGGGGAAACCCTCGCTGGAGCGCGTGGTGAAACCGACGCTCCACGTCCCCGAGTCGAAGAACGCGGACGAACTGCTCGCGGAGATGCAGGACAACCGCCTCCAGATGGTCACCGTCATCGACGAGTTCGGCACCACGGAGGGGATCATCACCCTCGAAGACATGGTCGAAGAGATCGTCGGCGAGATCCTCGAAGGCGACGAGGAGGCGCCCGTGGAGTTCCTCGCGGACAACGTCGCCGTCGTGCAGGGTGAGGTGAACATCGACGAGGTCAACGAGATTCTCGACATCGACCTCCCCGAGGGCGAGGAGTTCGAGACGCTCGCCGGCTTCGTGTTCAACCGCGCCGGTCGGCTCGTCGAGGAGGGCGAAGAGATCGAGTTCGACGGGGTCCGGATCCGGATCGAGCGCGTGGACAACACCCGCATCATGTCCGCGCGCGTCACCGTCCTCGACGACGAGTCGACGCCGGAGGGGGCCGAGTCGGCCGAGTCGCCCGACGAGGCGGGCGTGGTCGGCTCCGGCGCGGACGCCGGCGCGACGACGAACGACGTCGACTGA
- a CDS encoding DUF5781 family protein — MDLRVQGDVPPDPFLGAADLFETECSLADPVHVKVREDPDERTWAGHYDGYHVLNVSKRAATSAMARELAVHELSHMARYEEGHASHVQSTEEALYLGLTGEQVERRKLAHCYQIANHMKDIYADDITLSVAPADKLLGFLESTLAAAVADRPQVSRDGTPPVTGGADPEITAVNAAFALALVERHDIAGPDHRIYDLARAAASDTDAVDVDEFKSRFLALGPDPSESDYRKALVDAARAYAI, encoded by the coding sequence ATGGATCTCCGCGTACAGGGTGACGTTCCCCCCGACCCGTTTCTCGGTGCCGCAGACTTATTCGAGACCGAGTGCTCGCTCGCCGACCCCGTCCACGTGAAGGTGCGCGAAGACCCCGACGAACGAACCTGGGCCGGCCACTACGACGGCTACCACGTGTTGAACGTCTCGAAGCGCGCCGCCACCAGCGCGATGGCCCGCGAACTCGCGGTCCACGAACTGTCGCACATGGCCCGATACGAGGAGGGGCACGCCTCGCACGTGCAGTCGACCGAAGAGGCGCTGTACCTGGGACTTACGGGCGAACAGGTGGAACGCCGCAAACTCGCACACTGCTACCAGATCGCGAACCACATGAAAGACATCTACGCCGACGACATCACGCTCTCCGTCGCGCCCGCGGACAAGCTCCTCGGCTTCCTCGAGTCGACGCTCGCGGCGGCGGTCGCCGACCGGCCCCAGGTCTCGCGTGACGGGACACCGCCGGTGACGGGCGGCGCGGACCCGGAGATAACGGCGGTCAACGCCGCGTTCGCGCTCGCGTTGGTCGAGCGCCACGACATCGCCGGCCCCGACCACCGCATCTACGACCTGGCGCGGGCGGCCGCCAGCGACACCGACGCCGTCGACGTCGACGAGTTCAAAAGTCGGTTCCTCGCGCTCGGTCCGGACCCCTCGGAGAGCGACTACCGGAAGGCGCTCGTCGACGCCGCTCGGGCCTACGCTATTTAA
- a CDS encoding queuosine precursor transporter: MSSRTGRGETDGPFAADPLDRSAVAVVGLITLFVVALATAQLTASKVLALPLPFSLPVVGAEVILPGAALAYALTFLASDCYAELYGRRATQVVVNVAFLANFLVLALVWSTLAAPGVNPEVSAAFQTALGPAGNVVAGSLLAYVVSQNWDVFVFHAIRDRTGRGMLWLRNIASTATSQAIDTAIFVGVAFYAAPLVLGSGDPLQPGVLLALGLGQYLLKLAIAVLDTPIVYLVVGAVRE; encoded by the coding sequence ATGAGTAGCCGAACCGGGCGCGGCGAGACGGACGGTCCGTTCGCGGCCGACCCGCTCGACCGCTCTGCGGTGGCGGTGGTGGGGCTCATCACCCTGTTCGTCGTCGCGCTCGCGACGGCACAGCTCACCGCCTCGAAGGTCCTCGCGCTCCCCCTCCCGTTTAGTCTCCCGGTCGTCGGCGCCGAGGTCATTCTGCCGGGCGCCGCGCTCGCGTACGCGCTCACGTTCCTCGCGTCCGACTGCTACGCCGAGCTGTACGGCCGGCGCGCGACGCAGGTGGTCGTCAACGTCGCCTTCCTCGCGAACTTTCTCGTGCTCGCCTTGGTCTGGTCGACGCTCGCCGCGCCGGGCGTGAACCCCGAGGTCTCGGCCGCCTTCCAGACGGCCCTCGGTCCCGCCGGCAACGTCGTCGCCGGGAGCCTGCTCGCGTACGTCGTGAGCCAGAACTGGGACGTGTTCGTCTTCCACGCGATCCGCGACCGCACCGGCCGCGGCATGCTGTGGCTGCGCAACATTGCCTCGACGGCGACGAGTCAGGCCATCGACACCGCCATCTTCGTCGGCGTCGCCTTCTACGCGGCCCCGCTCGTCCTCGGCTCCGGCGACCCGCTCCAGCCGGGAGTGCTGCTCGCGCTCGGACTCGGCCAGTACCTGCTCAAACTCGCGATCGCCGTCCTCGACACGCCGATCGTCTACCTCGTCGTGGGCGCGGTCCGCGAGTAG
- a CDS encoding type II toxin-antitoxin system ParD family antitoxin, which yields MPKISVEIPGELLDDLDEHVGDDGKFVNRSDAVRASIRKTLDVLDEIDARHDRLDADDEGPDE from the coding sequence ATGCCCAAGATAAGCGTCGAGATTCCGGGCGAACTGCTCGACGACCTCGACGAACACGTCGGCGACGACGGCAAGTTCGTGAACCGCAGCGACGCCGTTCGAGCGTCCATTCGCAAGACGCTCGACGTGCTCGACGAGATCGACGCGCGCCACGACCGGCTCGACGCCGACGACGAGGGGCCCGATGAGTAG
- a CDS encoding 50S ribosomal protein L15e has protein sequence MARSFYSHIKEAWRSPKEGKLAELQWQRKQEWRDEGAIERIERPTRLDKARELGYKAKQGVIVARVSVRKGGSRKQRHKAGRRSKRQGVNRLSRRKSIQRISEERASRKYRNLRVLNSYWVGEDGSQKWHEVILVDPAHPAIENDDDLGWITSDDHRGRAFRGLTSAGTKGRGQRTRGKGTEKTRPSVTGNDRQGK, from the coding sequence ATGGCACGAAGCTTCTACTCGCACATCAAGGAGGCGTGGCGGTCCCCCAAGGAGGGGAAACTGGCAGAGCTACAGTGGCAGCGCAAACAGGAGTGGCGCGACGAGGGCGCCATCGAGCGCATCGAGCGCCCCACCCGGCTGGACAAGGCCCGCGAGCTTGGCTACAAGGCCAAGCAGGGCGTCATCGTCGCTCGCGTGAGCGTCCGCAAGGGCGGCTCGCGCAAGCAGCGCCATAAGGCCGGTCGGCGCTCGAAGCGACAGGGTGTCAACCGCCTCTCGCGGCGCAAGTCGATCCAGCGCATCTCCGAGGAGCGCGCCTCGCGCAAGTACCGGAACCTCCGCGTGCTCAACTCCTACTGGGTCGGTGAGGACGGCTCCCAGAAGTGGCACGAAGTGATTCTCGTTGATCCCGCTCACCCCGCGATCGAGAACGACGACGATCTCGGGTGGATCACCTCGGACGACCACCGCGGGCGCGCCTTCCGCGGGCTCACCTCGGCCGGCACGAAGGGCCGCGGTCAGCGCACGCGTGGCAAGGGCACCGAGAAGACTCGCCCGAGCGTCACCGGCAACGACCGACAGGGCAAGTAA